CAGTCGGATTTGGTCTCGAAGCGACGTTTTCTGGATTTTTCCGGTACTCGTGAGCGGCATCTCTTCGACGAACCGAACGTCGTCCGGGATCCACCACGATTCGATCCGGCCGTCCCGGCTTTTTGAACGGAGGTCGGCCTGCAACGTCTCGGCTGTCACATCGCCACTGATAACGGCAACCGGTCGTTCACCCCACTCCGCATCGGATTTTGCAAGTACAGCCACGTTCTCTACGCCATCAGTCTCAGAGATGACCGATTCGAGGACGCCGCTCGGAATCCACTCACCACCGCTCTTGATTGCGTCCGTCAGTCGGTCGAGTATCGTGATGCCGCCGTCAGGGAGTCGCCGTCCCAGATCACCGGTACGGAACCAACCATCTACGTACGCATCGTCTTTACCCTCTGGAGCGTCATAATATCCATCCGGTAACCACGGAGAGCGGACCAACAGTTCACCCATTCCGTCCTGTCCCGCACGTTCGTCTATCTTGACTTCCACAGCGGGTATCGGATGCGTCGAGCGTCGCACATACTCGTATCCCTCTCTGCGGGCATGCTTCGTCCAAAGTGTGATACCCACAGCGAGCATGTCGGTCCCGCCGTAGATTGTTGCGAAGGAAACGCCGGCATCACGAAGTCGCTCCGTCAGCCCGCGCTTGACGACGCTCCCACCGGTGAGCAGAGTCAAACCTGAGAGATCATGTCCCGTTTCGAGAACTTGGACGGCCATCGTCGGAACGAGACACGACCACGTCGCCTCACCGGATTCCGCTGCCGCGCCGAGACGCTGGGGGTCGAACCGGCCAGCGAGCATGAGATCTGCACCAAGATACGGAGCGAAAATCGTGGTCCCCCACGCGAGAAGGTGGTACATCGGAATACCTGGGAACACCGTGTCCTCGCCTGAGAGTGCCGCCGGTGTCTGATATTCAGCCATCTGGTGTGCCATTCCCAACGAACTGTGAACTATCTGCGCGTGCGTATAGCGGACAGCCTTTGGCATCCCGGTGGTCCCAGACGTGAACAGGATCACCGCCGGATCGTCTTGCGCCGCTGAAAGCTCAGTCGCCTCTTCAGCATACTCGAGCGCCGGAATCGAGATCGCATCGCCCTCGAATGACTCCGCGAGACCGTCGAAATCGGAATCGTAGAGCAGCATGTCGGCGTCTGAGCGCTCAATCGTGTACGCGATTTGCTCCGGTGGGAGATTCACGTTGACCGGATAGATGACGGCCCCGATACCAGTGATAGCGTACAGGAGTTCGAAGAACCGTGGCGTATTCCACGCGGCTACTGAAACGACACTGCCTTCACTCACCCCTCGATTCCGTAACTCGGTCGCTAACTGCGCCGCGTTTTCTGCCGTCTCGTGGTATGTCTGGTGCCGGTTGCCATCACTGATGCCTGCATCGGGAAATAAGGTCTTCGCCCGGTCAAGCGTATGCGGGAGCGTGAACATTAGTTCATCACCACCAAGTCCTCAAACTGGTCGGGATCGAACGCCGCGTATCGAACGACGGCATCGAACGCCTCAGTAGACAGCTCACCGCCGCCGGTGATACCGCGTGCATCGTGCTCACGTAGATACGAGTTCACGAACTGCCGGGTTACGAGAGCCTTCCGGGCATCGCCGTCTACGTCAAGTTGCCACTGTGCCTGCTCAACGAGAATCGCGGCAGTCGTCACATCGAAGATGTAGTCAGTGAGTTCCTTCGCCTGTGTTTGAGCGTATTCACCATCACTAGTCCCGACAGCGGTAATCGCGTTTGCCAGTCCGTCCCGTTCGTCTCGGATCTCCGCTGCCAAGCGTTCGAGTACCGGATGGGTGACCGAATCAAGTCGTTCGTCAATCAATGTGAGAAGCGGTTCGTGAGCGGCCTCGCGGTCCATCGACCGGAGAACATCGAGCGCCATCACGTTCGAGGCACCCTCCCAGATGGGAAGCACCTGAGCATTACGCAGCAGTCGTGGATGGACGAACTCCTCAACGTAGCCGTTGCCGCCTTTGATCTCCATCGCGTAGGAAGCGGTATCGACGGCCATCCGTGCCGTCCGGTATTTCGCAGTCGGGACGAGGATACGCATGAGGCGGTGAGCCTCGTCGTCGTTCTCGCGCTCGCGACGGTGAAGCGCTTCGACAGCCTCGAAAGTGAAAGCGAGCGCAGCCTCGTGGTCTGTCGCCATCTCAGCGAGATCACGACGCATCAGTGGATGTTCGTCGAGTCGTTTTCCGAATACTTCGCGGTTTGCAGCATGGACTTTTGATTCGAGTAACGACCGACCCATGGACCCACAGGAACCGATAGCGTTGTAGAGCCGTTCGGCGTTCAGCATCTCCGACATCTGTCTGAATCCGTTTTCCGACTCGCCGATGAGGTACGCTTCGGCACCCTCGAAGACGACCTCACCCGTCGGCACAGTGACGGTCCCGAGTTTGTCCTTCAGTCGGCGGAAGCGATAGTTGGTTGGCTCCCCGTCGCGGTCGTGCGTTGAAACGAGAAAGAGTGACAACCCTTCCGTGCCGTCGGGTGCAGCAGGTCGTCGTGCGAGTACGAGTGCGGCCTCAGAGTCGATATTCGAACAGAACCACTTCTCGCCGTACAGTTCGTAGGTGCCGTCCTCCTGTGGTTCGGCGGTTACCTCGTTCGCACCGACATCAGTCCCGCCTTGCTTTTCGGTGAGGAACATGGCCCCGGTCATCAGATCATCGTAGTCGCGTGCTGTCAGTCCATCATAGAACCGCTGTAACGACCCGTCGTCGAACTTATCTAAAACGAGTGCGGCCCCACCCGTCATTGCTCCGGGACAGCTAAGGCCGACACTGGAGGCGTATTCCATCAGATAGAACTGCCCGAAATGGTAGGGGAACGAAACGGGGTCTTCACGGCCGGGTGGCGACTCGAAGACATCGGCGATAACACCGGCTTCGTAGACCAGTCGCTCGTTCTCGATGTGGGCAGGATGGTGTTCGATCTCGTTGATGACTTCCCCGTGTTTGTTGTGCGTACGGAGTTTAGGAGGATTATCATCGGCAACGTCGGCATTATCGGCTACTGTATGACCGATCATCGCTCCGAACTCACGGAGGTTTGATTCTCCCCAATCGAGTTCCTCGGGATCACAGCGCCGCCTGAGTTCGAACTGCAGCGAGGGGTCATAGGTGTAATAGTTACAGTGCCGACCCGCTTCCAGAGAGCCGTATTCTAACGTCGTACCCATATATCGCAGAATGCACTCCATTGTTAATAATCTTCCCCAACAAACAAACCTTGTTTAATTATGTTGTCGCAGTCGCGAACCGCGACGAAGAGAGCGGCGGGACGACTGGGCGCTTGCAGAATCGGTTCCGGAGAGCAGAACATTATTAGTGATAAAAGAGAACCCAATAGACGAGAGATGCCAACAGAGAACAAGGGTCGAAGTTCCGTTAAGACGACCGAAACCGTGTTCGAGATTATCGAAGCGCTCCGTGCAATGGAAGGTGCGCGCGTGACTGAGTTGGCAGATACGTTGGATAAGGCGAAAAGTACCATCCATCGCCACCTGTCCACGCTTGAGGCGCAAGAGTACGTCGTAAGGGAAGGAGACGAATACGACATCGGCCTCCGATTTCTCTCCCTCGGGGAGTACGCTCGGAACCGGAAAGAGGCGTACCCCAAACTTCACCCGAAAGTGAAGGAGTTAGCCGAAAAGACGGACGAATCTGCACAGTTCTTCGTCGCCGAACACGGCAAAGCCGTGTACGTGCACCGGGAAACCGGCGATAACGCTGTCAGCACACCGAACTCGAAGGCGGGTGAAGGGGTTCCCCTCTACGCGACGGCAGCGGGCAAAGCGATTCTCTCGTGCTATCCCAAAGAGAAAGTCGAACGGATACTCGATGAGATCAGTCTCGTGGCGTTGACAGAGAACACAATCACGCAAAAATCGGCGTTACACGACGAGATAGACGCAATTCAAAAACGGGGATACAGCGTGAATCGGGAGGAAAACGTTAACGGAATTCACGCCGTTGGAGTCCCGGTCAGGCGGACAAACGGATGGCCAATCGGGGCGTTGAGTATCTCGGGACCCGCGTATCGATTACAAGGGGAGTTACTCGAAGAAACGCTCCCAGCCCTGCTGCTCGAAACAGCAAACGAACTGGAACTAAACATCGCATACTCCGATTAAGTTCCGTAATGCGGAACAGAACGCAGAAAGACGTGGCTGTCGCTGACGTGTCTTGCAGTCTATCACTGTCTCCTGCATGTTAGTAGTGAAATGGTGAGTGCTGGAAGGTCGAAAGAGTGAGTGGAATTAATAGATCAGTTGTTACACAAGTAGTGATGTAATGAAAATCGAGTACCTCCGAACAAGCATCAATCACGACGCACGAAACGTCTGAAACGACGGACCCACACAAAGACTGTAAATCCGTCGTCACAAACTCATTAGTGCCCGTGTCAGTCACCAATACAGAGACAAAATTGAGGGAGAAGGAGCTTATTTGGAACCATATAAGACGGATATGACACCATAGAACTCGCTATAATCCATGAACACCAGCAAAATAAATCAA
This genomic stretch from Halogeometricum borinquense DSM 11551 harbors:
- a CDS encoding AMP-binding protein, whose amino-acid sequence is MFTLPHTLDRAKTLFPDAGISDGNRHQTYHETAENAAQLATELRNRGVSEGSVVSVAAWNTPRFFELLYAITGIGAVIYPVNVNLPPEQIAYTIERSDADMLLYDSDFDGLAESFEGDAISIPALEYAEEATELSAAQDDPAVILFTSGTTGMPKAVRYTHAQIVHSSLGMAHQMAEYQTPAALSGEDTVFPGIPMYHLLAWGTTIFAPYLGADLMLAGRFDPQRLGAAAESGEATWSCLVPTMAVQVLETGHDLSGLTLLTGGSVVKRGLTERLRDAGVSFATIYGGTDMLAVGITLWTKHARREGYEYVRRSTHPIPAVEVKIDERAGQDGMGELLVRSPWLPDGYYDAPEGKDDAYVDGWFRTGDLGRRLPDGGITILDRLTDAIKSGGEWIPSGVLESVISETDGVENVAVLAKSDAEWGERPVAVISGDVTAETLQADLRSKSRDGRIESWWIPDDVRFVEEMPLTSTGKIQKTSLRDQIRLE
- a CDS encoding acyl-CoA dehydrogenase family protein gives rise to the protein MGTTLEYGSLEAGRHCNYYTYDPSLQFELRRRCDPEELDWGESNLREFGAMIGHTVADNADVADDNPPKLRTHNKHGEVINEIEHHPAHIENERLVYEAGVIADVFESPPGREDPVSFPYHFGQFYLMEYASSVGLSCPGAMTGGAALVLDKFDDGSLQRFYDGLTARDYDDLMTGAMFLTEKQGGTDVGANEVTAEPQEDGTYELYGEKWFCSNIDSEAALVLARRPAAPDGTEGLSLFLVSTHDRDGEPTNYRFRRLKDKLGTVTVPTGEVVFEGAEAYLIGESENGFRQMSEMLNAERLYNAIGSCGSMGRSLLESKVHAANREVFGKRLDEHPLMRRDLAEMATDHEAALAFTFEAVEALHRRERENDDEAHRLMRILVPTAKYRTARMAVDTASYAMEIKGGNGYVEEFVHPRLLRNAQVLPIWEGASNVMALDVLRSMDREAAHEPLLTLIDERLDSVTHPVLERLAAEIRDERDGLANAITAVGTSDGEYAQTQAKELTDYIFDVTTAAILVEQAQWQLDVDGDARKALVTRQFVNSYLREHDARGITGGGELSTEAFDAVVRYAAFDPDQFEDLVVMN
- a CDS encoding IclR family transcriptional regulator, coding for MPTENKGRSSVKTTETVFEIIEALRAMEGARVTELADTLDKAKSTIHRHLSTLEAQEYVVREGDEYDIGLRFLSLGEYARNRKEAYPKLHPKVKELAEKTDESAQFFVAEHGKAVYVHRETGDNAVSTPNSKAGEGVPLYATAAGKAILSCYPKEKVERILDEISLVALTENTITQKSALHDEIDAIQKRGYSVNREENVNGIHAVGVPVRRTNGWPIGALSISGPAYRLQGELLEETLPALLLETANELELNIAYSD